From the Mesotoga sp. BH458_6_3_2_1 genome, one window contains:
- a CDS encoding methylglyoxal synthase, translated as MSEKPRVALIAHDKKKIDLIMFVREHVDVFRKCSLFATSTTGNILREKVKLELTSFKSGPLGGDLQIGALIANDEIDFVIFLRDPLTAQPHEPDVSALLRVCDVHNKPLATNLATAEALVMEIRRFLKLSDLGEE; from the coding sequence ATGAGTGAAAAACCACGAGTAGCATTGATAGCGCACGACAAGAAAAAGATCGATCTAATAATGTTTGTCAGAGAGCACGTCGACGTCTTCAGAAAGTGCAGCCTTTTTGCAACCAGCACTACAGGCAATATCCTCAGGGAAAAGGTCAAATTGGAGCTCACTTCATTCAAGTCGGGTCCGCTGGGTGGCGACCTCCAGATTGGCGCTCTCATCGCCAATGATGAGATCGATTTTGTAATCTTTTTGAGAGACCCGCTCACCGCGCAGCCCCATGAGCCGGATGTGAGCGCCCTTCTGAGAGTGTGTGATGTTCATAACAAACCGTTAGCAACTAACCTCGCGACGGCAGAAGCCCTGGTAATGGAGATCAGAAGGTTTCTCAAGCTTTCTGATCTCGGGGAGGAATAA
- a CDS encoding acyl-CoA carboxylase subunit beta, producing the protein MAGRLEEFFEKSEQIILGGGQEKIEKQHKAGKLTARERIDVLCDEGSFEEFDRFVKHRATSFGLADKAFPADGVVTGIGAVDGRKIAVFSQDFTVQGGSLGEMHAKKIIKVQDMALKLGIPIVGINDSGGARIQEGVDSLFGYGGIFHRNTLSSGVIPQITVICGPCAGGAVYSPAITDFIIMTDRHSQMFITGPQVIKAVTGEETSMEELGGALVHNTKSGNAHFLTPDDRSAMLLVRELLEYLPQNNAEEPNKGEADSGETQEGLREIVPDNPKQSYDVKKVISLVVDGGRFLEVHEHYAKNMVVGFAKIGGRSVGIVANQPSVFAGSLDINASDKAARFIRFLDAFNIPIITFVDTPGFLPGVSQEHGGIIRHGAKLLYAYSEASVPKVTVILRKAYGGAYIAMGSQHLGADIVYAWPGAEIAVMGPEGAANIIFKREIDGSDQPEKTRQEKISEYKDMFANPFVAAGRGYIESIIDPAVSRMEIIKALETLDTKVEGRPTKKHGNIPL; encoded by the coding sequence TTGGCCGGTAGACTTGAAGAGTTTTTTGAAAAGAGCGAACAGATCATCCTTGGTGGTGGTCAGGAAAAGATCGAGAAGCAGCATAAAGCAGGAAAGTTGACTGCCAGAGAGAGAATCGATGTTCTCTGTGACGAAGGAAGCTTCGAAGAGTTCGACAGATTTGTCAAACACAGAGCAACGAGCTTTGGTCTTGCGGACAAGGCATTCCCGGCAGACGGAGTCGTGACGGGAATAGGAGCAGTCGATGGGCGAAAGATAGCCGTTTTCTCTCAGGATTTCACAGTGCAGGGCGGATCGCTTGGGGAAATGCACGCCAAGAAGATAATAAAGGTGCAGGACATGGCTTTGAAACTAGGTATACCGATCGTCGGAATAAACGATTCGGGCGGAGCAAGGATTCAGGAAGGTGTAGACTCTCTTTTCGGCTACGGTGGAATCTTCCACAGAAATACCCTCTCTTCGGGAGTGATTCCTCAGATCACCGTTATCTGCGGACCGTGCGCAGGAGGCGCCGTCTACTCACCCGCAATAACCGACTTCATTATTATGACCGACAGGCACTCACAGATGTTTATAACCGGTCCACAGGTAATAAAGGCCGTGACGGGTGAAGAGACGTCGATGGAAGAACTGGGTGGAGCTCTCGTACATAATACAAAGAGCGGAAATGCCCACTTCCTCACCCCGGATGACAGAAGCGCAATGCTTCTCGTCAGGGAACTTCTCGAATACCTGCCGCAGAACAATGCCGAGGAACCAAACAAGGGAGAGGCCGATAGCGGCGAGACTCAGGAAGGTCTCCGGGAGATTGTGCCGGATAATCCAAAGCAGTCATACGACGTGAAAAAAGTGATCTCACTTGTAGTCGATGGAGGAAGATTCCTCGAGGTACATGAACACTATGCGAAGAATATGGTCGTGGGCTTTGCAAAGATAGGCGGAAGATCGGTGGGGATAGTGGCTAACCAGCCTTCTGTCTTCGCCGGTTCCCTCGATATAAACGCCTCCGACAAGGCGGCGAGATTTATTAGATTCCTGGATGCTTTCAATATACCGATAATCACATTTGTGGACACACCAGGATTCCTTCCGGGAGTCTCCCAGGAGCATGGAGGTATAATTCGTCACGGGGCGAAACTGCTTTATGCCTACAGTGAAGCCTCAGTTCCGAAGGTAACAGTGATCCTTAGAAAGGCCTACGGAGGGGCATATATCGCAATGGGAAGTCAACATCTCGGAGCAGACATTGTTTACGCGTGGCCGGGGGCCGAGATCGCCGTAATGGGTCCCGAAGGCGCCGCGAACATAATCTTCAAGAGAGAAATTGACGGTTCCGACCAACCCGAAAAGACTAGACAGGAAAAGATTTCAGAATATAAAGACATGTTCGCAAATCCATTTGTTGCGGCAGGAAGAGGCTACATAGAATCGATAATTGATCCGGCTGTCAGCAGAATGGAGATAATCAAGGCTTTGGAGACGCTAGATACGAAAGTCGAAGGCAGACCGACCAAAAAGCACGGGAATATACCGCTTTGA
- the meaB gene encoding methylmalonyl Co-A mutase-associated GTPase MeaB: MNSMKPGIDQLKISRSLSIIENDTDSARKIIGGLPARDYCVIGVTGSPGAGKSSLTDRLACISVEERTTAVVAIDPSSPFTGGAFLGDRIRMRRATDDPRVFVRSMASRGSVGGLSPSIYNSVEFLGRSGYDRIFVETVGAGQSETDIVNLADIVLLVMAPGLGDDVQTMKAGIMEIGDIFVINKSDLPGADQLASRTRAILELSGKKFPVMRADSIRGSGVQEIQEEIEEVLLSYLSSGRLASKRAKRNLYNNLNSAYQIIKEHYAENDKLEELISYLLENIGR, from the coding sequence ATGAACTCAATGAAACCCGGTATCGACCAGCTCAAGATTTCGAGGTCGCTGAGCATAATTGAAAACGACACTGACTCAGCAAGAAAGATCATCGGAGGACTGCCTGCCCGAGATTACTGCGTAATAGGCGTCACGGGAAGTCCGGGGGCAGGCAAGTCGTCTTTAACAGACCGCCTTGCATGCATAAGCGTGGAGGAAAGGACAACGGCCGTCGTTGCAATCGATCCGTCAAGCCCCTTCACGGGAGGCGCCTTTCTCGGAGACAGGATCAGAATGAGACGTGCAACCGACGATCCCAGGGTCTTCGTGAGATCGATGGCCAGCCGGGGAAGCGTCGGAGGTTTGAGTCCTTCAATTTATAACAGCGTTGAGTTTCTTGGCAGGAGCGGCTACGACAGGATTTTTGTGGAGACGGTCGGGGCAGGCCAGTCGGAAACAGACATCGTTAATCTTGCAGATATCGTCCTTCTCGTAATGGCGCCCGGACTTGGAGACGATGTTCAGACAATGAAGGCTGGAATAATGGAGATCGGAGACATATTCGTGATAAACAAGAGCGATCTTCCCGGAGCCGACCAGCTTGCTTCAAGAACCAGAGCGATCCTGGAACTTTCCGGAAAGAAATTCCCGGTGATGAGGGCAGATTCCATAAGGGGGAGCGGAGTTCAGGAGATCCAAGAAGAGATAGAAGAGGTACTTCTCAGTTATCTCAGCTCCGGGAGGCTAGCATCGAAACGCGCTAAGCGCAACCTTTACAATAACTTGAACAGCGCGTACCAGATTATAAAGGAACACTACGCCGAAAATGATAAACTTGAAGAACTAATAAGCTATCTTCTTGAGAATATCGGGAGGTAA
- a CDS encoding biotin/lipoyl-containing protein: protein MRRFRVRVNGKDYDVEIEELSSVADSSSGAAVQKTETRQKVEAVDSPKPAETVKEAQKPAEPVKESSGSGEKAKILSPMSGSILEVLVSVGDSVSPGQKLVILEAMKMENSILSEDSGTVSEVRVKKGDNIDAGEIMIVLA, encoded by the coding sequence TTGAGAAGATTCAGAGTGAGAGTTAACGGCAAAGATTACGACGTCGAGATCGAGGAGCTTTCTTCTGTAGCCGATTCAAGTTCTGGCGCGGCAGTTCAAAAGACTGAAACCAGGCAGAAAGTTGAAGCTGTGGATTCACCCAAACCGGCTGAAACGGTCAAGGAAGCTCAGAAACCGGCTGAACCCGTTAAGGAATCCAGTGGATCGGGAGAGAAAGCCAAAATACTGTCGCCAATGTCGGGGAGTATACTTGAGGTTCTCGTTTCGGTAGGAGATTCCGTCTCCCCCGGTCAGAAGCTTGTGATACTCGAAGCAATGAAAATGGAAAACAGTATTCTTTCCGAGGACTCGGGCACGGTGAGCGAAGTCAGGGTGAAGAAGGGTGACAATATAGACGCAGGCGAGATAATGATAGTGCTGGCATAG
- a CDS encoding OadG family protein, giving the protein MEEYIQITIIGVAIVFLALAMLFVIFKILGRLFSREDENKLTAVSKKPAPAASSRVFETEEGEVIAAITAAVTAFMGHSDFKVRSVAPVNLSATSQWKRREPTVYWKVRRSKN; this is encoded by the coding sequence ATGGAAGAGTATATCCAGATCACTATTATTGGCGTAGCAATTGTCTTCCTGGCGCTGGCGATGCTTTTTGTCATATTCAAGATTCTCGGCCGCCTCTTCTCCAGAGAAGATGAAAACAAGCTTACGGCAGTCAGTAAGAAGCCTGCCCCGGCAGCGAGCTCGAGAGTCTTTGAGACGGAGGAAGGCGAAGTGATTGCCGCCATAACCGCTGCAGTAACTGCCTTTATGGGTCACAGCGACTTCAAAGTCAGAAGTGTCGCCCCTGTTAACCTGTCGGCGACCTCGCAATGGAAACGACGAGAACCAACCGTCTACTGGAAAGTGAGGAGGAGCAAGAATTGA
- a CDS encoding DNA polymerase IV, protein MISLKGIPYVSHIDMDAFFASIEQAANPTLKGKPIAVTGIGKRHSVVTSASYEAKRLGVKSGMAFFEALKLCPDLIAVGVQSKKYGYISKEIMKMMTSVSPRVMVASVDEAYIDLSFHTKLEESINRFISFKRDLKERFGITASVGISVNPIISKIASDYSKPNGFVVVKDGMEREFLNEIPVKDVPGIGKHTLIKLESMGYKTTGELLEGLEKSPMDLYTMFGNAFMGFLQSLTKKRFSRNEFFKEERPKSVGHSMTLSGDISDFDLIVRVTNFLAARVIYRMGRYKMEGSGVSFFFRYADRSSKAISKKLNFTISSIKDMTEITPWLISSIWNGTAVRAIGISCWALKEKKNQRQLSLFEKEKELLETVLQIENKFGEYAIFPGNILFLPEIRKLEKPSDLHYQGFCRREVSC, encoded by the coding sequence GTGATTTCCTTGAAAGGAATTCCTTACGTATCTCACATAGACATGGACGCATTTTTCGCAAGTATAGAACAGGCAGCCAATCCGACTCTTAAAGGCAAACCGATAGCAGTAACCGGAATTGGAAAGCGGCATTCCGTTGTAACTTCGGCGAGTTATGAGGCAAAGAGACTGGGTGTGAAATCGGGTATGGCCTTTTTCGAAGCCCTGAAGCTGTGTCCCGATCTTATAGCCGTGGGAGTGCAGTCAAAGAAGTACGGCTATATATCGAAAGAGATAATGAAGATGATGACCTCTGTATCGCCCAGAGTTATGGTTGCGAGCGTGGACGAGGCTTACATAGATCTCAGCTTTCACACTAAACTGGAGGAATCGATTAACAGATTCATTTCCTTTAAGAGAGATTTGAAAGAGAGATTCGGAATAACCGCCTCAGTTGGAATCTCGGTAAACCCGATCATATCTAAAATCGCCAGCGATTACTCCAAGCCAAACGGATTCGTAGTGGTCAAAGACGGCATGGAAAGAGAATTCTTGAATGAGATACCCGTAAAGGATGTTCCGGGAATAGGGAAACACACGTTGATAAAACTAGAATCTATGGGATACAAGACGACAGGGGAGCTTCTGGAAGGTTTGGAGAAGTCTCCCATGGATCTTTACACAATGTTCGGAAATGCCTTCATGGGCTTTCTGCAGAGTCTCACAAAGAAAAGATTCTCCAGGAATGAGTTCTTCAAAGAAGAGAGACCGAAATCCGTGGGCCATTCTATGACGCTCTCGGGTGATATAAGCGATTTCGATCTTATAGTGAGAGTAACAAACTTCCTGGCTGCCAGGGTAATATACAGGATGGGAAGATACAAAATGGAAGGCTCCGGCGTCAGTTTCTTCTTTAGATACGCGGACAGAAGTTCCAAAGCTATTTCAAAGAAACTGAACTTCACAATTTCCTCGATCAAAGATATGACGGAGATCACCCCGTGGCTGATCAGCTCAATCTGGAACGGAACGGCCGTCAGGGCGATTGGAATCTCATGCTGGGCTCTTAAAGAAAAGAAGAATCAAAGGCAGCTCTCTCTGTTCGAAAAAGAAAAGGAACTGCTGGAAACCGTGCTCCAAATAGAAAATAAATTCGGAGAATACGCCATATTTCCGGGGAATATATTATTCCTCCCCGAGATCAGAAAGCTTGAGAAACCTTCTGATCTCCATTACCAGGGCTTCTGCCGTCGCGAGGTTAGTTGCTAA
- a CDS encoding cobalamin B12-binding domain-containing protein, with protein MKIKVLVAKPGLDGHDRGAKVVAMALRDAGMEVIYTGLRQSPESVVKAALQEDVDVVGLSILSGAHMKICTKVLQLMKEAGIGDKPLFVGGIIPAEDADELRRAGIFEVFGPGTSLKSIIDKIEETVKK; from the coding sequence ATGAAGATAAAAGTACTCGTGGCAAAGCCCGGACTCGATGGACATGACAGAGGCGCCAAAGTCGTCGCTATGGCTCTTCGAGACGCCGGAATGGAAGTTATCTACACAGGTCTCAGGCAGTCTCCCGAATCGGTCGTAAAGGCCGCGCTTCAGGAAGACGTTGACGTTGTGGGGCTCTCGATACTATCTGGCGCCCACATGAAGATTTGCACCAAAGTGCTTCAACTCATGAAAGAAGCAGGAATTGGCGATAAGCCTCTCTTTGTCGGCGGAATAATTCCCGCAGAGGACGCCGATGAGTTAAGAAGGGCCGGTATCTTCGAAGTTTTCGGGCCGGGAACCTCACTGAAATCAATCATAGATAAGATAGAGGAAACGGTTAAGAAATGA
- the mce gene encoding methylmalonyl-CoA epimerase, translating into MKSDRIDHIGIAVKSIEERLSVYRDLLKLEVTGIEELEDRGLKVAFVKVGDTRIELLESISENSQISRFLESRGEGIHHIAFHVDDVKAAIEEAVSLGLKPLSTEPEDGAGGTKVVFLHPKSTGGVLTELVEGHH; encoded by the coding sequence TTGAAATCCGACAGAATAGACCATATTGGCATAGCCGTAAAATCGATCGAAGAGAGGCTTTCCGTCTACCGAGACCTTCTTAAACTGGAAGTCACCGGAATCGAGGAACTTGAAGACCGAGGACTGAAAGTTGCCTTCGTAAAGGTCGGCGACACTCGAATTGAGCTTCTCGAATCGATATCGGAAAACAGCCAGATATCAAGATTCCTGGAAAGCAGGGGAGAAGGCATACATCACATCGCTTTTCACGTTGACGATGTCAAAGCAGCCATTGAAGAAGCCGTTTCACTTGGGCTGAAACCTCTTTCCACGGAGCCCGAAGACGGAGCCGGGGGAACAAAAGTAGTCTTCCTCCACCCCAAAAGCACGGGCGGAGTTCTGACTGAACTTGTCGAAGGACACCACTAG
- a CDS encoding SprT-like domain-containing protein codes for MTSADRNLSTRARELSLRAFGVFPDIPFSFNSRLKRVLGRLVYSKSRGTLTPLRIEISSSISCNEELLKRTLLHELSHFYLMKNDRDFSHSSPEFRKLSEELGFDIVAEYEGLPVHRWVCSVCKKTVALSFNRREKKGLSSCCKAPIELQEK; via the coding sequence ATGACTTCCGCCGACAGAAATCTTTCCACGAGAGCGAGAGAGCTTTCTCTGAGGGCTTTCGGTGTCTTTCCGGATATACCCTTTTCCTTCAACTCAAGGCTGAAGAGGGTCCTCGGCAGACTTGTCTACTCGAAAAGCCGCGGAACGCTTACTCCTCTCAGAATAGAGATCTCTTCTTCGATATCTTGTAACGAGGAACTTCTCAAGAGAACCTTGCTTCACGAGCTTTCTCACTTCTACTTGATGAAGAATGACAGAGATTTCTCGCATAGCTCGCCGGAATTTCGGAAGCTGTCCGAAGAACTGGGATTCGATATCGTAGCCGAGTACGAGGGACTTCCGGTACACAGATGGGTATGTTCTGTATGCAAAAAGACTGTGGCCCTTTCCTTCAACCGCAGAGAAAAAAAGGGTCTGTCTTCCTGCTGTAAAGCCCCGATAGAACTTCAGGAAAAATAA